The sequence GTGCTGGTGGCGCCACACGATACCAGTGGTCACATCTTTGTGTTCCTCAAAGGTGGCGAAGGGAATGAAAGGTCTGCGAATGTCCCATACATAGATGTTGTGGTCCACCATCATGGAACAGGTGGCCAGATGAAACTTTCTCTCAGGCCGCCACTTGACTCGTGCCACTGAGGCAATTGTCTGTACACAGTAGATCTCCTTGGCCCTGTTGGTTGTCATGTCCCAGACCTTCACCATCTTGTCTCTGCCTCCTGTGGCCAACCATCCTCtataatagaaaaaaagaggtgtaaagtcattaataaacaacaataataataaatcatgcAGGGATAAATAAGAAATTCCttaaacattaataaacaacccaacaacaaacacagctgtaacTTTTCTCTTGGTTTGTGTCAGTCATCTCTGTAACCTGTCATCAGGGTGCCAatcacagcagaacacaggGCCTGTGTGAGCGGTGAACATTCGCTCATAGCGGTCTGGCCGTCTGATGTCCCACAGCTGGACGTTACCGTTCTCAAAGGATGCAGCAAATGTGAAATAATCCTTCATGCTGAACTGGACGTCCCTGACACTTTCAGACTGACCTAGAGGAAagggtgtaaaaaaaaacatcaacaggaATATTAGAGGAAGATAAAGGAAGACGAACTGCTTTGGAGAACTACATTTTTCATATGAGTCTGACTGTGAAGTGAGAAAGGCTGTTACAGTACATTAACTGATCAGTAAGAACACAAGACATTAGTTCTGTGTCATTAAAGAACTGGAGATATCTCTTTGTTCACTGagagaaacaaattaaattacTCTTTTCTTGTTAAGGGGCAAAGTTGCTTTGCTTAATTTCTGACGATTTCATGGCTCTTATTTTTGCACCTCTGTAAGAAGAGAAATTCTTCTCTTTGTTCAAATCAAGTAGCAGCGCCATGACATCCCTAAAAATAAACATCTCTGCAGGGACAGAGGGTGTTGTGGGTTGTATACATGAAGGAAATAAACTGGAGTTTATATGGTTTGTTCCTTCAGTGTTAACAGCGAGAATGTTTATCTAACTGGTATGGACGTTCAACTACAACAATACTCAAAAGAACTTCTGAAATATTTAAGTAAACTTGACCAAGTTCAACATAACATACTGTGGAGACATTAAGAGGAAATTGATACCACTGCTGCACTTGTCTTGTTCATGCAAAGAACACAGGAGTTATATTTAACATGAAGAAATGATTACAATCTAATGCTGCATTAGATTAGATTATTAGCATTAGATTAGATTACCAGCTTTATATCACTACCTGAGAAAGTGCTGACAGATTCCTTCTTGCGCAGGTCGAAGCACTTCATGAAGCCATCCTGCGATCCACTTAGCAGCATGTATACCTCTGTGGGGTGGAAGCACACTTTATTGACGGTGCGTTTGTGCTCAGTAAACAGCTGGTCCTGCTTGTTACGTGAAGGTTTTCCCAGGTTCCAGGTGACCACTGCCCCGTTGGTGGCAGCCGTGGCCAGCAGGTTCTCCTCCATCTGGTGCCACATTACATCCGCACAGCTGAAGTTGAGCGAGGGTTTGCGACCAACACGGAGATTCAGCTTCTCCACAAactgctcctcctccagtgCGTAGATCTTGAAGATGTTGCGGCCAGCCACCACCACCTGCGTGGCATCACGGCACACGCTGATGGCGTTGGCAGGGGCGTCCAAGTGGCAGAACATAGTCCGGCCACTGAtggcactgctgctgagagctgTGGTAACCCGTGACATCTTCTCCATGTTCCTGGTGCAGACaacaagtattttttttcttgaggtTAGAGAAGTTAAAACTGAAAAGGCTCATCAAACCTCACATTCACTTGTTACTTGCTGTGGTTACTTTTACACTAGTGCCAGCTGTAAAAGACATCTGACAGTTCAAAGACCCACCAGAGGGTGGCactgtagcaaaaaaaaaacccttagaTTTATGCAGTCCCTTGTTTAGGGGGCATGAGGAATGGCAGTGAGTGACAAACCAATTAATGAGCAGTATTGTACATactttaacatttcaaacagTGAAATGGCTGCAGTACTTACTTGGTGAAAAACTGCTGGTCTCTTCAAtatctgcagcagcacacagtcCTCCTCATGTGCTCCCATGAGAGCCAACTTGCTAGTTTGATAGAGAGAGACCGACATGTGAGAAATACAGTGATTGTATCTGTGTTTATAGTTAGGTATTTTTTAGGTATTTCGATATTTCatatataccaaaaaaaaaagaatcaaacaaattttttcagttttgcaggCTTTATCACCGAGATATGAACATTTATATATAGTAATAGTCCTGAAAAAATGTGGAATTATGCTGCAACGTTTCCCCTTTTAATTATATCAATTGAGCACCCTGTTTTCCCTGTAAATGCAAGCCAATAACAAGACACCAAACCATTCTTGGTTACTTACTGGATAACACTATAATTATGAATCTAACAACTGCACATGAAGGGTTCATACGTTCTCACCTTCAtgttaacagatttttttccatgttgCAAGTTTTACATACTGTCAGATGTCCCtactgtttgtttacttgtgtttctACCGCGCTGACATTCCGTTGGGCTGAagatttgtttgctttattcACCTCCTACCTCGCATTGGTGACTGCTTAATATTTGCTTAGTGATCATGTGAGGATATGATGATGCGGCGGAGATGAAAACGAGCAATCCCTGCAGTGTTAGAGAGCCCCCTCCTCACTCCGTGCAACTTTGTGCACAAACGCTATTAACACTGAGAGATGTACAATTTCACCCTTCACTACCTAATATTACACACTTGGTTTCGtgctgtggtggtggtttgTTTCACTCCAAAAAGAGGTTAAATTACAGCTCTGCATATCCATCAGCGGGGTTCAATAGCTGAACTCACACTTCAGTGTAGCCGCACCATAAACATGCCTGGAATGTGATGCTAATGCTAGCTTGCTAATCCTAGCTACCGAGCAGTTTTTCAAAGACGAAACGCGCACGACGTAAGCTCTGCGCGTAAGTCAGACAATTAGAGACATTACAGAAATCTAACATATTGAGTAAACGTGTCTAAGCACAAAGCACATATCAAAATATTTCAGgggacaaaccttctgaaactGTTGCTCGCTACTCGTGGTACCGGATGTAATACTTTTCTCTATAGTCTCGCGGGAATTCAGAGTCTCATAACCAGGCTCATAACGGAAGCATCACGATACTACAGTTCATTGAGGAGTTTACTGGAggattttagttttgttttaggTGTCCTTCAGGCGAGAGTGTAAACCACATTTGTTGGTTCAAATCGAGGCAGTTTAAGGTGTGGAaataatacatgtttaaatggcGTAATGCTGCCATTCTGTTTTTATCAACATTCCGTTGATAGGGCATTCAGataatgtttgcatgtgtttacagGTGATGGTGAGAGCTCACCCTCTGCTGCCATGAGTGCTCTGTTTGCCTGTGAGGAGCCAGCGACATGGAGGAGTGTGTATGAGAAGTACTGGGATGTAGTGGAGGCAAAGACCAAAGGCAAGAAACCTGGAAAGCTGCTGAACCTTGACAAGTGGTAatccttttttccccaaacatcTTAAAGTACCGAGTAtctgttttttcctgtgcatGAAATCTTCTATATGAATTAAGTTTAGTCAGCCTTGTTATGATAATAAGATTCTAatcaatgtgtgtctgtgatcagGTACCAAGAGGAGCTTCCCACACTTATTTCAAGTCGAGCTGACAAACATGTCACTCTGTCAGAGCTGGTGAAACTGATGGAGTGGAAGCTCACTGTGAGTAAAGACTGGACACTAAATCATAATAATCACAAGAAACTTAAACACAACCAGACAAAAGATTATGTCTCACTGCTCCAGTAAACACCTATAGTATAGATATTAAGAGGCATAACAGCTCTCAGCTGTGTCCTTGAGCAGCTCGGTGTGCTTTTCTGCAGAGAGGGAAGTTTAGGCcgaggctgcagcagctggtggcGTCCAACAGTGAGGATACTGTGGAGAAATGTTCCAGAAAGGCCTTCAGCCTGCTGCCTGATGTGCAGGCGGCGATCGCAGAGCTCAGCTCCCTGAAAGGAGTTGGCCCTGCCACCGCTTCAGGTTAGCACAGCATCTATATTCTGTTTCTGAAGACACTGTGTTGAACCTGCTTTCAGCAAATTGATAAAATTCTAGGAATGTACCCCAATAAAATGCCTCTGTGATCTACTTAAAGTACAAGGTGATGCCCAATAAGTGGACAGAATAGTGCTTATACTGGTGGACCTAGTGGCTGGGACACCTCTCTGTTTATATAATTTGAATGCACTTCATGGCTGCTTTCAGCTTGACTTGGGAATGACTGTTCATTTTGTTACAGCTGTGTTGGCAGCAGGAGCTCCAGAACAGACTGCATTCATGTCTGATGAAGCCATGGAGAGTGTACCGGGACTAAAGCCCATCCAGTATACAGCCAAGCATTATGCTCTGTACCTGGGAAAGATGGTTGAGCGAAGTGAAAAACTAAACACAGGTGAGGTAATTACAGCTGCACATGGGtggttacagttacagttttcaTTGGTTCCTTTTGTATTACAGTGGCATATTACATCTGTTTTCTCCACCATCGATTCAGCACACAAAATGtgacactcctcctcctcttcctactactactactaaataATATACTACCACTGGTTTACAAGGCAGACAGTGGTTTAAGCTCAAAATACATTTCTGATCTGCTGGACCATCCAGACCTCCCAGATTCTCTGGGACAGGCCTGCCTGCTGTCCCCAGAGTCCAAACAAAACTTGAAAAAGCAGCGTTCAGTATTTATGCACCACATGCCTGAAAGAAATTCCCAGAAAACTTGCTCCAGCTCTCATCTCTTTTTTAATATGAGACTTAAAACTTTTATGTTTGCCTTtgcttttcatttaattaaattcGGAACTATT comes from Toxotes jaculatrix isolate fToxJac2 chromosome 21, fToxJac2.pri, whole genome shotgun sequence and encodes:
- the zgc:112496 gene encoding uncharacterized protein zgc:112496 → MSALFACEEPATWRSVYEKYWDVVEAKTKGKKPGKLLNLDKWYQEELPTLISSRADKHVTLSELVKLMEWKLTRGKFRPRLQQLVASNSEDTVEKCSRKAFSLLPDVQAAIAELSSLKGVGPATASAVLAAGAPEQTAFMSDEAMESVPGLKPIQYTAKHYALYLGKMVERSEKLNTVDPQQDWTPHRLELCLWALTTATQQQLQLLRDVDLKGSGVAEKCSDPHTDQGPTKKLRTR